Proteins found in one Paenibacillus sp. FSL R10-2782 genomic segment:
- a CDS encoding sugar hydrolase, giving the protein MSNSIPVPQAFTTTTIVRNETFIHKATELKPQLNTSTVQPQQMVEVLQDTNAMHGWLARPLHSAVSSSEQHYGKGDEFILDFGMHQVGYLSFSVSPVGSPPDAPLHLKLTFGEMPVEVGEPFANYTGWISSSWLQQETLYVDVLPDVIRLPRRYSFRYVKFEIIDSSQKYRVAFDNIQLQTVTSGDASRIVPLEHPDPLLQDIDQVSIRTLQNCMQEVFEDGPKRDRRLWLGDLRLQALANYETFGNNDLVKHCLYLFAGVPNHQGQVAANLFIAPTLIPDDTHLFDYSLLFTVSLYDYYEATQDSGTLQELWPTAYRQVELALERLNEQHLPPHSDEWWSFIDWQEELDKQAPSQAILIYTLKRTIRLAEQVDPDKLPFLNQRLEDVTTATLAQLWDEEQGFFVSGPNLQISWAGQIWMALAEVLDAEQNAALMQRLLSEQPDIGLTTPYMHHYLVEALLITGDRDGAVKHLKSYWGGMLRDGADTFWELYDPHNKSFSPYGSYLINSYCHAWSCTPTYLIRKYKL; this is encoded by the coding sequence ATGTCAAATTCAATCCCTGTTCCTCAAGCTTTCACAACTACTACAATTGTGCGTAACGAAACCTTCATTCATAAGGCCACTGAGCTGAAGCCACAGTTAAATACTTCTACCGTCCAACCGCAACAAATGGTTGAGGTATTGCAGGATACGAACGCGATGCATGGCTGGTTAGCACGTCCGCTTCACTCTGCCGTTAGTTCTTCGGAGCAGCATTATGGCAAGGGGGATGAGTTCATTCTTGACTTTGGCATGCATCAGGTGGGGTACCTCTCCTTCTCTGTTAGCCCTGTGGGCAGTCCCCCAGACGCACCGCTGCATCTCAAGCTGACCTTTGGCGAAATGCCGGTTGAAGTCGGTGAACCTTTCGCCAATTATACAGGCTGGATCAGCAGTTCATGGCTACAGCAGGAAACGCTATATGTCGATGTACTGCCTGACGTCATTCGGTTGCCGCGCCGCTACAGCTTCCGATATGTTAAATTTGAAATTATAGATAGCTCTCAGAAATATCGGGTAGCCTTCGATAACATCCAGCTCCAGACCGTTACCTCTGGTGACGCTTCGCGTATAGTCCCATTGGAGCATCCTGACCCACTCTTGCAGGACATTGATCAAGTCAGCATCCGAACCTTGCAAAACTGTATGCAGGAAGTGTTCGAGGATGGCCCCAAACGGGATCGGCGGCTGTGGCTAGGTGATTTGCGCCTTCAAGCGCTGGCTAATTACGAAACCTTCGGCAATAATGATCTCGTCAAGCATTGCTTGTATTTATTTGCGGGGGTACCGAATCATCAAGGTCAAGTCGCAGCGAATCTGTTTATCGCTCCCACACTCATACCGGACGATACGCACTTGTTCGATTATTCCCTGCTATTTACAGTTTCCTTGTACGATTACTATGAGGCGACTCAGGACAGCGGCACTTTGCAGGAGCTGTGGCCGACCGCGTACCGACAGGTGGAACTGGCTCTGGAGCGTCTGAATGAGCAGCATCTTCCACCACACAGTGACGAATGGTGGTCTTTTATCGATTGGCAGGAAGAATTGGATAAGCAAGCCCCTTCACAAGCGATACTCATTTATACGTTAAAACGAACCATTCGATTAGCTGAACAGGTTGATCCCGACAAGCTTCCGTTCCTTAACCAGCGGCTGGAGGACGTTACGACCGCAACGCTTGCCCAACTATGGGATGAAGAACAAGGCTTCTTCGTCAGCGGTCCCAACCTCCAAATTTCGTGGGCCGGACAAATCTGGATGGCTTTGGCAGAAGTGCTGGATGCAGAGCAAAATGCAGCTCTTATGCAACGACTGCTGTCCGAGCAACCGGATATTGGCCTGACGACACCGTATATGCATCACTATTTGGTCGAAGCTTTGCTGATTACTGGAGACCGGGACGGGGCCGTAAAACACCTCAAATCCTACTGGGGAGGTATGCTGAGGGATGGAGCGGACACGTTCTGGGAATTGTACGATCCTCATAATAAATCCTTTTCACCCTACGGCAGTTATTTAATCAACAGCTACTGTCACGCGTGGAGCTGTACCCCAACCTATTTGATTCGCAAGTATAAGCTTTAA
- a CDS encoding MFS transporter codes for MVTKTGIWKQRLGYGVADFACNLIWQMITLYLMFFYTDVMGLEVLAVSALLLVTRIVDGVADAVMGIIIDKTRTRWGKSRPYFLFGAIPFGLLGILTFYVPDIGPVGKLIYAYITYMGLSLAYTMVNIPMASILPSLTRDGQERTMLATIRIIFSFIGATAVSVLTMPLVKMLGNGSQAQGFFWTMVIFSVVGMMMFFVTFKNVEEKVKLQQEKVTVTQTFSALKGNKPWYIFAANIIFMFGGMFFHQGSLIYYFTYYVNRPDLIGLIAGIGSLIPIIGTFIAPLLARHMYKRKLFQIGSVINLAGLLMMLISGTNVFGLIAGAVIAGLGNGVRMPIYFSMQADPVDYGEWKSGISAGGFISSINGFIGKVAMALAGALSGVFLTWGHYIPNQTQSASGLFAIQLNYLIIPMILTVISIMMMFFYRLDHIFPQIRAELQERNPEPDDSLDEATLAAGNKPFPHSV; via the coding sequence ATGGTTACAAAGACAGGCATCTGGAAACAACGTCTTGGTTACGGAGTTGCCGATTTTGCGTGTAACTTGATTTGGCAAATGATCACGCTATATTTAATGTTTTTTTATACGGATGTCATGGGATTAGAGGTGCTTGCGGTCAGTGCGCTGCTGCTAGTTACTCGTATTGTGGACGGTGTCGCGGATGCGGTCATGGGGATCATCATTGACAAAACGCGTACACGCTGGGGCAAATCGCGGCCATACTTTCTGTTTGGTGCAATTCCATTCGGTCTTTTGGGTATCCTGACCTTTTATGTACCGGATATCGGTCCTGTGGGCAAATTAATCTACGCTTATATCACCTATATGGGGTTATCGCTTGCCTATACGATGGTAAATATTCCGATGGCCTCCATTTTGCCAAGCTTGACCCGTGATGGACAGGAACGCACGATGCTGGCAACCATCCGTATTATTTTCTCCTTTATTGGAGCTACGGCGGTCAGCGTTTTGACTATGCCCCTTGTCAAAATGCTGGGTAACGGCTCACAGGCGCAGGGCTTCTTTTGGACCATGGTTATCTTTTCGGTCGTCGGTATGATGATGTTTTTTGTAACCTTCAAAAATGTAGAGGAAAAGGTAAAACTCCAGCAGGAAAAAGTGACGGTTACCCAAACCTTTTCGGCGCTCAAAGGGAATAAGCCCTGGTACATCTTCGCAGCCAACATTATCTTTATGTTTGGAGGCATGTTTTTTCATCAAGGCAGCCTGATTTATTATTTTACGTATTATGTGAATCGCCCAGATCTGATCGGTCTGATTGCAGGGATCGGTTCATTAATTCCAATTATTGGAACTTTTATCGCCCCGCTGCTGGCACGTCATATGTACAAACGAAAGTTGTTTCAAATTGGGAGCGTTATCAATCTTGCAGGACTATTGATGATGCTCATTTCCGGTACCAACGTCTTTGGATTGATTGCGGGTGCAGTCATTGCAGGGTTGGGCAACGGTGTCCGAATGCCTATATATTTTTCTATGCAGGCAGACCCGGTTGACTATGGAGAATGGAAATCCGGCATTAGCGCAGGTGGCTTTATTTCTTCTATTAATGGTTTTATCGGAAAGGTAGCTATGGCGCTGGCTGGCGCTCTATCCGGTGTATTTTTGACTTGGGGACATTATATTCCCAACCAGACTCAAAGTGCCTCAGGGCTGTTTGCCATTCAGCTTAATTATCTCATCATTCCGATGATTCTCACTGTTATTTCGATTATGATGATGTTCTTTTATCGTCTGGATCACATTTTCCCGCAGATTCGCGCCGAACTTCAGGAGCGGAATCCGGAGCCGGATGATTCTTTAGACGAAGCAACACTGGCGGCTGGAAATAAACCATTCCCACATTCCGTTTAA